ATGCCCGCAGTTTTATAAGCATGGAATTGAGTGGACCCCAGCCCAGCATGGGGAAAGGAGAGTGTTCCTAGGAGGAGGAAACTGCTTAGGCGAAAGTCACAGTGACCGGCACAGTAGAAGTGAGAAGTGACACTCAGTTCAGTGCGCAAGTGAGGCATGCAAGGGGTGGGTCAGTGTGGAAGTGGAGAGATGGACAAACCCAGGTACTAAGGGGCACTAGGGAACCAGTGATGATTTTAGCACGGGGAGAGCACATCCCTGTCCATCTTAGCCATCACCCTggcttcagtgtgtgtgtgtgtgtgtgtggtgtgtccaCGAAGGGTGAATCATGAGGGGCCCAGCAAGGATGTGTCCCCCCATGCAGTGgccaaggggagaggagggaagagagaatggaAGGAGGGTTGCCCAAGAGGCTGGCAGAGTGTTGGGCTGACTGGGATGGAGTCACTGCAGAGACGATGAAGCAGGTTGATTCCCTGACAGGCTGGACAATGTAGGTGGTGGGTTCTGAGAGCCTGGTACTGGGCTGGTCAGTGTCCTGGTGTAGGTATGAGATGAGAGTTGGGGGATGTGATACTTCGGTTTTGACCACATGGTTCTTAGGTGCCAGTGGGATGCTGGTCCCTGGGTGGGGCACTGGGCAGTAGGTGCTGTGAGTGCCCTGCCCAGGTCCCCCTCACTGGGCGGCTACACCCCGTCCCCCAGCTGTTTGAAATGTGCAATACGGATGCTAATGGCTCACAGGTGTCCCCTTCACAGCTGCCTTCACAGCCTCCCAGGAGATGCCTGGGGGGTTGTGTCCGCTCTGCCTTCAGCCTGTGGATGGGGACTGACTATGAGGGGACATCAAAGCCCAGCCCCCGTCTCAGTCAGTCCTAAAGCAGGGGTTCCAGGCTTTTGTGGGTGAGGCTGAAGCTCGTCTCAGGGTTAGAACACGTCCCTGCTcagctccttcctctgccctatcctgctcccctccacctccctcctcccgaCAACACCCCTCAATAAATCAGATGCCTCTCACTTCCCAGCTGAGGCTCTGCTTCTGGGAACGTGGCCTGTGATGGCGGTGGAGCTGTGCAGAGTTCATCCACTCGTCCCAGGTGGGTCAGGTGCGGGGCCTGATGTGCAGAGAAGAGAGACGAGCCCGAGGCGTCCAGGGTGGTGGTGcaggaggggagtggggtgggcgTGGTGCTGTAAGCCAAGCGGCATTGAGGATTTTACAAGTGGTCAGAGTAGGACAGGAGCCCACCAGGCCCAGGGAGTTGAAATATTGTATGTACATATCAAATGTTGCACTAATGATAAGTGTACGTCTTGTGGAGTTTTTgctgtatgtatacatttttgtaaTGCACCTAGAGATCTTATCTCCCTTCCAGTTGCTACCCCTTCCCCATAACCATGACCCTGACTTTGAAACCCTTAGATTAGTGTTGTCAGAATTTGAAACTCATAGAAAACTGAACTATAACATATATACTGTAGGGGCTTCcgcggtggcgcagtggttaagaatccgcctggtaatgcaggggacagggttcgagccttggtccaggagaATCCcaacatgctgcggagcaactaggcctgtgcgccacagctactgagcctccgctctagggcccgcgagacacaactactgaaaccgcatcctagagcccgtgctccgcaacaagagaggccactgcactgagaagcccacgcaccgcaaccagagaaaagcccgcgtgcagcaacgaggacccaacacagccaaaaataaataaataaaataaaataaaataaataaattaaaaaaaaagaaatactgctcCAAATGTTCTCATGTAGACAGTGTTGCACACATGACGAACTATGtcttagaaatttaatttctagGGCAGAAATTgtagtcaaaaacaaacaaacaaacaaaaacatatatactGTATTGTGCACAATTTTTTCATGCAACATGTTTGTGAGAATCTACCATGTTTTTGTATGTATTATAGTTGGGCAAATTTTTATTGCTTAGTTAGTATTCCACTGTACGAATATACCAGAATACATTTACTTTcactattgatggatatttgtggAGTTTacacatcattctttttaaatggctgcacTCTAGGACATAGAAAGGACAGAGCATTCCCACCGACACATGTCTGGAAGGTTTCCAGTCCCCAAGTAGGCAAAAAGAAGATGCAGGACGcatcttgcttcctttgtcctCATGCACATGAGTGAGCGTCCATGAGGGAGGCTCCTGAAAAGTGGGACTTCTTGGGGGGACACTGATAATGGCCTGCACTGTGCCAGGCTTCTCCAAGTGAGCATGTCCAGGGGGCTGGGTATGGAGTGGACGGCTGCTGTCCCCCTTTACCCCCAGGAGTCGGGGAAGGCTCTATGGAGACTGAGTCTCTGGACCTCACCTTGAACTTCGGATGGGAGGAATTTCTCcatgggggagaggagggcctTCTGTGCAACTGTAAGAAatcttccattttacagacaaagagaaGGAGGGGCAGGCAGCTGGTGAAAGTTCTGGTTTAAGTTGACCTAGGTGGTCAGCAGGTTGGGCAGAGGCCAGAACCGGGGGACCAGAAGCCAGGGCGCtcagccctggccctgctccttctcttaaccactctgctctGTTTGCCTGGAAGTCCTGGGCTCTGGGGCCGGGATGAGGATGTGTCTAAACACAGGTGAGGCTGTGCTTTGTCCATTTGGGGGTTTTAAGTGCAGAGCATGATGGGGAAGGAAGGCTGGCTCAACCAGACTGGGCGGGGAAATAGAGGGGAGCTGGGAAAAGTGGGAGCCCCAGGTTGGGGACGAGGTGGTGACAACACTCTTGCAGCAGCCTCTGCAGGAGCCTCTGCTCCCATCTCTTGGCTGGTGTGTCCTCTGTGGGTTAGGAGGGGGCGTGGGAGagtgcccagggcccagcctgacCATCTCAGGGCACAGCTACTGTGGCCTCAGAGATCCTCCCTCTCTTGATGCTGCTCCTTTATCCACCCCACCGCCCCccgctcccctctccccctgcttctctctctctctctctaagcaAGAGCCCAGAGAGAGAACTGCAGGAAAATGGAGCCATGTGGGTTTCTCTGAGGCATTGGAGTTGGGTTCACTCTCCCTTGCTGCTGAGAGTTCCACCAGAGCAGTAGTATTTGCAAGGAAGTCACAGCTGGTGAGAGGCAAACCAAGAATTCAAACACAcgtctgcctgactccagagtctaAGGTCCTGGGTAGCCATGGGACGGCTTTCTGGCCTGTTGATACTAATAGCTGCTCTTTATGGAGCATCAGTTATAGGCCAGTTGCTCCCAAGGTCTTTCCCAGGGTTGATTCCTTTATCAGACCTTGTCCTGAACAACCGGTTGCCTGTTCCCATGGAAGGATAGGGAAGGGGACCTCAGTCCTAAGGTTTAGGAAATGCAATGGTGCAGAGGCAGGAAAGCAAAGGGAGGATTACAGACACCCAGTAACCATGTGAATTGCTAATTATTTCTACTGTAAtcacctccttttcttccttgacCTGGGGGAAGGACACAAATTGACCAAGAGGCCCCTGGGGCAACACCTGGACTGTGAAACCAGGTTGCACAGAAGCccagctctccttccttctccaaggCTGAGTGTGCAACCAGCGCCATCCATCCACGGCTGCCACCTTCTGAGGTGCCCTGGCCATGCCCCCAAGAGTCCTGCAGGCCGGCTGAGTCCAGGAGCTACTCCAGGCCTCACAACTACATGGTCATTCCTCCAGAAAACTGTACAAGAATCTCCTTCTTGGCCTGTGGCCCCTCTATTGCTTTGGCCCATGATCTTTCTGGCTGTGTTCTCACCACCTCCCACACTGGCCCCCGCAGCCTGGTGTCTGATCCACAGCCACTGGACAGGAGCCACTGGGGTCAAATCAGAAGAGCCTTCCTGAGGCTGTGGGAGCCAAGAGGAGGAGTGGTGCCATTTCTGGTTGgaggtcagggaagccttcccaggAAGGCAGCGCAAGCAGAGGGATCAGGCGCAGAGACGGGGAAGAGCAGGGGGCTCAGCGCTGTCTGAGTGGTTGCGGTGGATGGGGCAGCCTGACACCTGAGgcctgcagggcaggggctgagggccAGCAGGGAGCATCAAGACCCAGACCCTGACGCCCCTGCCTAAGGCAGCGGGGGAAATGGCCACATCGGTGCTTGCCGTGAGCCCCTAGACAATGGTGCGGAGGCGGACAGTGGTCTGGGGAGAGGCTGGAACCAGAGAAGGTGGAGTCCGGAGGGCTGTGGCTACGCTTGAGAGGAGAGAAGACGGTGGTAGGAGCTGGGCCGGGCTGGTGGGAGGCCAGAGGGAGTGTCCTcaggaggaagaaggagcagGTGGGGCTCCCAGGCTTTCAGCTCAGGGCTCCTGCGGCGGCACCCAGCCAACAGCAGCCAACAGCCCAGTGCGGACAACCAGGGGCACTCATGGGAGTCTTGAGCTCAGAGATACAGACCAGTGATGTGTGTCCTTGATAACTGGTATCTTGAGAAGGGGTTTGGCCAGGAGTGTGTGAGGACTGGGAGGAGAAGCAGCCCGGATGCACCTGTGCCAGCCCTGCCTCTTAGGAGGAGGGTCCTTGGAGGAGACCGAGCAGGAGCCacgggggaggcaggagggcaccCAGGAGAGGGGCATCAGGGGAGAACTGGTCAAGGGCCATTTCAGGAGGACAGAGGGGTCCCCAGAGTCTGTATAGTCGAAGACAAGGCTTGAGTGTGAATTTGGATCCAGTGAGGACTGGCCAGCCTGCAGTGGCCTGGAGTGTGAGAGACGGCAGTGAATTGGGGTCCCAGTGCAGATGACCCCTCCCATGCTTGGTTGAGGAGGGGTCAGGGGAACAGGCCATGTCTGGTGGGGACCTGTGGAGAACTATTTGACCCAGAAAACAGTGTGGATGAATCCAGGACAGGAGACAGATGCAGCCAAGCCCCTGACTGGCGGAGGGCTGGACCCAAGGACAGGAAGGTGGAGGTTGAAGTCTGCCTAGGGACAGGCTGGGCGGGTAAGACTCTAGTAGGGGTTGGTGCTGTCATCCATTCATCAAACGTTAACTGAGTGCCGCTTGGGTTCCAGACAGTGCCTGGAGTTGGAGGTTGGTGCCGAATACACTCCTTTACCCTATTCCTGCGGAGGCCAGAGTGAGGAGGCAGAGGGGACGTAAGACAGAGCCTGGTCCTCCCTCTCCTGAAGGACTCAACGCTCTTGAGCAACCCTGCCTATGACACTCCCCATGGGCCCCAGGAGAGGCCAAGATGTTGTCAGGGAGATGGAGAAACCATTTCTTCACCTTCACAGGAGGCTTCCCTCGCCCACTGCCCAGCAATCCCGTGAGGCAACAGCAGGGGCTGAGGCAAGTCCAGCTCACAGCCGGGGAGGAAATCAGGGATGGGGCAGGTCAGGGAGACAAGTGGTTGGGCCATTGCATCAGGCCCAGGAGGGCGTAAAGGACGGTCCTGCATGCTGGGAGGAGACCGACTTGGGGACCATGGAGACTCAGAGGGCCAGCCTCGCCCTGGGGCGGTGGCCACTGTGGCTACTGCTGGGACTAGTGGTGCCCTCGGCCAGCGCCCAGGCCCTCAGCTACAGGGAAGCTGTGCTCCGTGCTGTGGATCGCCTCAACGAGCAGTCCTCAGAAGCTAATCTCTACCGCCTCCTGGAGCTGGACCCACCTCCCAAGGCCGTGAGtcaggaggggcctggggaggggccgtCTCCCGCCAGCCCTGGCCACGCTGTCACCGCCTCTGCTCAGGCTGTACCTCCTGCCGGGAAGGAACTTCTCCCTCTAGGTGGGCTCCCACCTCTTCCAGGATACCTTCCCAGAGCTGGGTCCCCTCCCAGCATGAGGCTTCCTGCCTTAGCATCTCTACTGTGGGAACAGGCGCCCTGTACACCCTGTTCGGGCTTAAGGGCCTTCTGCGAGCTCCAGGGATAGAGGGTGGTCACTGGCTCTGCCATGTGGCCTCCCTGCTAAAGTCCCCTCTGCTCCTCGTTGTCTCCCTATGAGGGAGGGCTCTGCTCAGCCTCGAGTTTCCAGTGACAAGGTGTTTCCTTGCAAGTGGTCCCTGACTTGCCTCCGCCCCTCCGTGGGGAAGGTGTTCTCATCAGAGCTGGTGTGAGGTCCCCTCCTGCTCTCTGTGTGCACACGAGGCCAGAAGTGGGCTCTGTCCCCTTCCCCTGTGCACCCAGCACcaagcccagggccaggcacacaggaggggctggagaggcTGCCGTctaggtgggggcagggagacagaTCAGAGAAGGGAGCATGAGCTCAGCTTCATCACCCCACTTTGATCCTGGACCAGGACGAGGACCCGGACACCCCAAAGCCTGTAAGCTTCACGGTGAAGGAGACCGTGTGCCCCAGGACGTCGCAGCAGCCCCCGGAGCAGTGTGACTTCAAGGAGaatggggtgaggctgggggctgagagctCACTGGGAACTGAACAGGGGCTTGGAGACCATTTCCAGCCCCTGGTGTGAGGCTGGGAGGTTATGGCCTGGTGGTTCCAGTTTGACCCGAGCCTCCCCTTCCAGCTGGTGAAACAGTGTGTGGGGACAGTCACTCTGGACCAGGTCAAGGGCCAAATGAACATCACCTGTGATGAGGTGAGTGGCCCCTTCTGAGCTGCAGGGGTTGCTGGGGGGGGTTGGACTGTGTAACATCCTTTGGACCAATTACCTGCTGCCCCTTCATGAGCAGAGAAAGGCCCTCCTAccctggcccctccctcacccGAGCCCCAGGTCTCCAGGACTGGCTCTGCCGTcccttagagcagtggttctctaaGTGGGGTCCCCACCCGGGAACCTGACAGAAAGGCAGATTCCCAGGTCCCactcagacctcctgaatcagactctgggctggggcccagccaTTTGCATTTTCACAAGGCCTCCAGGAGATTCTGACTGTGCTGAATTCTGAGAGGCACTGACTAGAGTAATGTGCTTTCAGCCCCTGCTCCCATCCAGCTTTGCTGGGATGGGCTTGTGACCCTGGGAAGCTCCTTGCCATCTgtgggccccagtttcctcatctgtctgtGGGTGTAGGGATTCAACCTTGTGCTCCAAATGTCATAGCCAGAGGGCAAACTGGGGCCCCAAGTCTCCTGGTGTGGTCCTGGAAAGGGGTGTCCAGGTGAGGAGCGGTCTTGTGTTACCCCTGGGTCCATCCCCACAAGTATCCTGGTTCTTCCTCGTTCACAGGTGCAGAGTGTTGGGAGATTTAGTCGGCTGCTTAAGAGGATCCGAAAAGTTTGGCGGAAAATTGGTCCGATAGCTGGCCCGATAATCGGCCATTTTGGGTAAATTGTGAGCCCATGGAAGAATCCTACAGGTGTCTGCCTTGGCTCAAGCTTCCggactctgaaaaataaaatattctgaaagcaAATTCCtccattatttaattttacttgtcTCGTCTCCTCCCACTTACTGGGACCAAATCCTTAACTATGGGAGGCCTCCTAtatgttcctgtgtgtgtgtgtgtatgtgtgtctgtatgtctgtgagagtgtgtgttttctgtgtatgtatgtgattgCACATGCAAAATACAGGAATGCTTGTTCTTTCCAGAAGGGCATGTTGTGAGGCAGCAGGGCCAAGAGGTCCAGGACATCGTCTCCATTCTCAAGTCCCTCCCATGCCATGGACCAGGCTATGAACATGCCTAAATGAACACtgacaacaaaaaaaattgaatatttttcatctcagcCCTTGAGACGGGAGATGTAATTGGCCCCTGGCTGGGAGGTCTGCAGGCCTTGTCAGTGCCTTCAAAAGTGATTGACTGGTAAGAAGGTCTGCTCTTTGACCATTAGACACCTCTTACCTTTGTGAGAAGGTGACAGACCCTTTTATGAATGGCACTGGGTCTCAGGCCATGGTACCCTTGGCATGTCAATTGTCCTCGAAAGGAAAAGTCTGGATGGTGAGTTCCATTGGGGAGTGATGTCCACAGTGTTATGGACGTGCAAAGGAGGGGACTTGAGCCCAGTATGGGGGAGATGAGGGTGCTCCAGCAAGGTAGAGCGAGGAGTGACACTCTGCTCAGTGCTCCAGGCAGGCATGCAAGGGTGGGGTCGGGTAGGAGTGGAGCGATGGACAGACCCAGGTCCTAAAGGGCACTAGGGAGCAAGTGATGATTTTAACATGGATGAGCAGATCCGTGTCCATCTTAGCCATCACTCTggcttcagtgtgtgtgtgtgtatgtggtgtgtgttcATGAGGGGTGAATCCTGAGGGGCCCAGCAAGGAGGTGTCCCCCCGGGGCAGTGGCCacggagagaggagagaagagagaatgggagggTTGCCCAAGAGGCTGGCAGCGTGTGGGGCAGACTGGGATGGAGTCTCTGCAGAGAGGATGAGGCAGGTTGATTCCCTGACAGGCTGGACAATGCGGGGGGTGGGTTCTGAGAACGTGATCACGGGCTGGTCAGAGTCCTGGTGTAGATATGAGATGAGTGTGGGGGGAGGTGACAGTTCAGTTTGACTACATTGGTTCTGAAATGCCAAGGGGTTGTTGGTCCCTGGGCGGGGCACTGGGCAGCAGGTGCTGTGAGTGCCCTGCCCAGATCCCCCTCACTGGGCGGCTGCCCCCCGTCCCCCA
This is a stretch of genomic DNA from Balaenoptera musculus isolate JJ_BM4_2016_0621 chromosome 11, mBalMus1.pri.v3, whole genome shotgun sequence. It encodes these proteins:
- the LOC118903786 gene encoding cathelicidin-6-like — its product is METQRASLALGRWPLWLLLGLVVPSASAQALSYREAVLRAVDRLNEQSSEANLYRLLELDPPPKADEDPDTPKPVSFTVKETVCPRTSQQPPEQCDFKENGLVKQCVGTVTLDQVKGQMNITCDEVQSVGRFSRLLKRIRKVWRKIGPIAGPIIGHFG